From a region of the Pseudomonadota bacterium genome:
- a CDS encoding BrnT family toxin translates to MEFEWDPKKAVANVRKHNVTLQEAATVFGDPLAITFEDPDHSTDEK, encoded by the coding sequence GTGGAATTTGAGTGGGACCCGAAAAAAGCTGTTGCTAACGTCCGAAAACATAACGTTACACTTCAGGAGGCAGCGACAGTTTTTGGTGATCCACTGGCTATTACATTTGAAGACCCGGATCATTCTACAGATGAAAAA